The following are encoded together in the Thunnus maccoyii chromosome 18, fThuMac1.1, whole genome shotgun sequence genome:
- the cramp1 gene encoding protein cramped-like isoform X2, which produces MTPGSREGIGVDGRRNPSRKPEGCDEEESGEQATEERSTKGDDGVESLNPSAAGLSPGSAPVLPASPPNRTGLGSTQQPQPSAEPAPPCHDQHHFLRSSVRPPSKRIRKDSIGSTINGHGGAKSKGAENGSSSQGAVGQSGPVAGSTGGVSKASKGQGSTEKEEQAGNQKRARRQWESWSAEDKNSFFEGLYEHGKDFEAIQNNIAMKYKKRGKPANMVKNKEQVRHFYYRTWHKISKHIDFANVYSRVLKKSSQELYGLICYAELRKKVGGLMDDKNVAKLNELIQQGATTVRSKGRNLRIKAPMCRALKKLCDPDGVSDEEDQKPVRLPLKVAVELQPRSNHSWARVQSLAHNPRLRMVVELHRKVSSLIEYLKQKWAYHDQRILKSLMEREALKGSQSSTASPSKSQPEELFLFPAESSTLTMLPGVARVVHSKASCTVHWLESGKNRPNAKELPAAQILGIHTAPPLRTGAKSGRGSAAAAGGGVSVTVLSDTRRTEPINPEPSSDSSAKLEEKRPISVSVPASSQQAPREEGAVMGPSEGGKTFIGAEASGGLSMTKSNDKLCSGAESSSEQCREEQNTSTSSPEANQTPPAKPLVAGSEEGVPQGSAPAAKERTVEQIREEGWSARDAENVTLAELYLMLGKPGKLQLEYEWQPIAVTHNNQQNGQALTQPKPNRTHRVLRCLLRLVATEVNPKPLAPELCSTATSPLKTHQEEQNQALTPPGKGPLAGVRSPSCGRQQASMRGARLHLPNIGGSGGRNLPRSLLGSTAGSDTEGGVFAVPTTLPPNSSRHNRMFSPNKEAELALRQQLDSISMQSDLFLSRPRKPRNRQLRKPLVVQRTLLPRTTGDTPQHVCSFSILSNSATGTGSFRPIQTRLTPSSRPLLSKTSPVASSSAAASQLASAIDLAAKSAGIIPGSPCRELDSPTVDNSSLLGTTPIVDAEPNSQLLQHNVPENGLPPPSPGVTGGGDSLLSPPSVASLLDISLPGPPEEALAPGEPQTHISDSIIELAINSAHYGEEAALSPAKLSNSDSSKLLASSPSVSPSRGWIPSPSHDPQWYPSDSSDSTLGCLLSSMVSPDKGRRTTLTPSGPSSGTALLGPSLLDCNSHDSFQSRGLPDVAEMDSQLACMMSESSVDYIARFNDLAQELAVTEPSIPPP; this is translated from the exons ATGACACCGGGCTCCAGGGAGGGGATCGGTGTCGATGGGAGGAGGAATCCGTCCAGAAAGCCCGAAGGTTGCGACGAAGAGGAGAGCGGAGAGCAGGCGACCGAGGAGCGCAGTACAAAGGGAGACGACGGAGTGGAGAGTCTTAATCCATCAGCTGCGGGTCTCAGCCCCGGTTCAGCCCCGGTCCTCCCAGCCTCTCCGCCGAACCGAACCGGACTTGGCTCGACCCAGCAGCCCCAACCCTCCGCGGAGCCCGCCCCTCCGTGTCACGATCAACATCATTTTCTCCGATCAAGTGTCCGACCTCCAAGCAAACGGATCCGGAAGGATTCAATCGGCTCAACCATCAATGGACATGGCGGGGCAAAATCGAAAG GGGCAGAGAATGGCTCTTCCTCTCAGGGGGCAGTGGGACAGTCGGGGCCTGTGGCTGGCTCTACGGGGGGAGTGTCCAAGGCATCTAAGGGCCAAGGGTCTACTGAGAAGGAGGAGCAAGCCGGTAACCAGAAGAGGGCCCGTCGGCAGTGGGAGTCTTGGAGCGCTGAggacaaaaacagcttttttgaGGGGCTCTATGAG CATGGGAAGGATTTTGAGGCTATCCAGAACAACATTGCAATGAAGTACAAGAAGCGAGGGAAGCCGGCCAACATGGTGAAGAACAAGGAGCAGGTCCGCCACTTCTACTACCGGACGTGGCACAAGATCTCCAAACACATCGACTTTGCCAATG TGTATTCCCGAGTGCTGAAGAAATCCTCTCAAGAGCTTTACGGTCTCATCTGCTACGCTGAGCTCCGCAAAAAAGTTGGAGGAT TAATGGATGATAAGAATGTAGCAAAGCTGAACGAACTCATCCAGCAAGG GGCCACCACTGTGCGCTCCAAAGGGAGGAACCTTCGAATCAAAGCACCCATGTGCCGTGCACTGAAGAAACTCTGTGACCCAGATG GAGTAAGTGACGAGGAGGACCAGAAGCCGGTGCGTCTTCCCCTGAAGGTGGCAGTGGAGCTCCAACCACGCAGCAACCACTCCTGGGCCCGTGTTCAGAGTCTAGCTCACAACCCTCGCCTCAG GATGGTGGTGGAGCTCCACAGGAAAGTCTCCAGCCTCATTGAGTATCTGAAACAGAAGTGGGCATACCACGACCAGCGGATT CTCAAGAGTCTGATGGAGAGGGAGGCTCTGAAGGGTAGCCAATCCAGCACAGCCTCTCCCAGCAAATCCCAGCCGGAGGAACTCTTTCTTTTCCCGGCCGAGAGCAGCACCTTGACCATGCTGCCTGGCGTGGCACGTGTGGTTCACTCCAAGGCCTCCTGCACTGTTCACTGGCTAGAAAGTGGAAAGAACCGGCCTAACGCGAAGGAACTGCCCGCTGCCCAGATCCTGGGAATTCACACCGCTCCACCACTTCGGACTGGCGCCAAATCTGGACGAGGAAGCGCTGCcgctgctggtggtggtgtttCAGTAACTGTATTGAGTGACACTCGTCGAACTGAGCCCATAAACCCTGAGCCCTCATCAGACAGTTCTGCAAAGCTAGAGGAGAAGAGACCAATATCTGTTTCTGTCCCTGCTTCCTCTCAGCAGGCTCCCAGAGAAGAGGGAGCTGTGATGGGCCCCTCTGAAGGGGGCAAGACGTTCATTGGAGCGGAGGCCAGTGGTGGCTTATCAATGACCAAAAGCAATGATAAGTTGTGTAGTGGTGCAGAGAGCTCATCGGAGCAGTGCAGAGAAGAGCAGAACACCAGCACCTCTTCCCCAGAGGCCAATCAGACACCTCCAGCCAAGCCTCTCGTGGCTGGCTCAGAGGAGGGCGTGCCGCAGGGCTCTGCCCCAGCAGCCAAAGAGCGGACTGTTGAGCAGATCAGAGAGGAGGGCTGGAGTGCCCGTGACGCAGAGAACGTCACCCTGGCTGAGTTATACTTGATGTTAGGAAAGCCTGGCAAGCTGCAGCTGGAATATGAGTGGCAACCTATTGCAGTTACTCACAACAACCAACAAAACGGACAAGCCTTGACACAACCCAAGCCCAACAGGACACACCGTGTGCTGCGCTGCCTGCTCAGGCTGGTTGCAACTGAGGTCAATCCAAAACCGTTG GCTCCAGAGCTGTGTTCCACAGCCACATCACCACTCAAGACCCATCAGGAGGAGCAAAATCAGGCCCTCACACCTCCAGGAAAGGGTCCATTAGCAGGCGTTCGTAGCCCCAGCTGTGGCCGACAGCAGGCCTCTATGCGAGGGGCCAGGTTACACCTGCCAAACATCGGAGGCTCAG GTGGTCGCAACCTTCCCCGCTCCCTGCTGGGGTCGACAGCAGGCAGCGATACAGAAGGCGGTGTGTTCGCAGTACCCACCACGCTCCCCCCCAACAGTTCACGCCACAACAGAATGTTCTCCCCCAACAAGGAGGCTGAGTTGGCCTTAAGGCAACAGCTCGACTCTATCAGT ATGCAGTCAGATCTTTTCCTTTCTAGACCACGAAAACCTCGTAACAGACAACTTCGGAAACCACTTGTAGTTCAG CGAACTCTTTTACCCCGAACTACTGGAGACACTCCGCAGCATGTTTGCTCCTTCTCCATCCTCTCCAACTCTGCCACAG GAACTGGATCTTTCCGGCCAATCCAGACTCGTCTGACTCCTTCCTCCCGCCCCCTCCTGTCCAAAACTTCCCCTGTCGCCTCTAGCTCAGCAGCGGCCAGCCAGCTCGCCA gtGCCATCGACCTGGCAGCGAAGTCTGCGGGCATCATCCCTGGCAGTCCCTGTCGGGAGCTGGATTCTCCCACTGTTGATAACAGCTCCCTGCTTGGCACCACGCCCATTGTAGATGCTGAACCAAACTCTCAACTGCTGCAGCACAATGTCCCAGAG AACGGTCTGCCTCCACCGTCTCCCGGAGTGACCGGTGGTGGAGACTCGCTCCTCTCTCCGCCCAGCGTAGCCTCACTCCTGGACATCTCTCTCCCCGGCCCCCCTGAAGAGGCTCTCGCCCCCGGAGAACCtcaaacacacatcagtgaCTCCATCATCGAGCTCGCCATCAACTCTGCCCACTAtg GTGAGGAGGCGGCTCTCTCTCCAGCCAAGCTGAGCAACAGCGACAGCTCCAAACTGTTGGCCTCGTCTCCCTCAGTCAGCCCGTCCCGAGGCTGGATCCCATCACCCAGCCACGATCCCCAGTGGTACCCCAGCGACTCCTCTGACTCCACACTGGGATGCCTCCTCT CCAGCATGGTCTCTCCTGATAAGGGCAGGCGGACCACCCTAACCCCCTCTGGCCCCTCCAGTGGCACGGCTTTGCTTGGTCCTAGCCTCCTGGACTGCAACTCCCATGATTCCTTTCAGTCCCGTGGCCTTCCAGATGTGGCAGAA ATGGACTCTCAGCTTGCTTGTATGATGAGCGAGAGCAGCGTGGACTACATCGCTCGCTTCAATGACCTGGCTCAGGAGCTGGCTGTGACCGAGCCCTCCATCCCACCGCCCTGA
- the jpt2 gene encoding jupiter microtubule associated homolog 2 — MTSTNMYQGLEAGSKPSSRVLQPPGGGSSNLFGGYEDDAASRRPNKMASKVFAPPEEPQSVPRRSNPPGGKSSGIFGEPEPAAQPQRPIPPGGHTSNIFGAGESAPVQSQNRSHPNKPKDNLSVGPEPESPAPEAKVSQPEVKEETVSPAVVPAKEEPAAPAAPAAPAPAAPAPAPAPASAPPAAAAAVPASPEPEPSSSSLPDETLLKNHEPHLGPRHRSHNKVLNPPGGKSSVVFY; from the exons ATGACTTCGACGAACATGTACCAAGGGTTGGAGGCTGGGTCAAAACCAAGCTCAAG GGTGTTGCAGCCTCCTGGAGGTGGCTCCAGTAACCTGTTTGGTGGCTACGAAGATGATGCAGCATCAAGAAGACCCAATAAGATGGCCTCTAAAGTTTTTGCTCCACCAGAGGAACCCCAGAGTGTACCAAGACGCTCTAATCCTCCAG GTGGGAAGAGTAGCGGAATATTTGGGGAACCTGAACCTGCAGCTCAACCACAGAGACCCATACCTCCAGGTGGACATACCAGCAACATATTTGGGGCTGGAGAAAGTGCGCCTGTCCAAAGCCAAAACCGAAGCCACCCAAATAAGCCAAAG gaCAATCTAAGTGTGGGACCTGAACCTGAATCACCAG cACCTGAGGCCAAGGTCAGCCAGCCTgaggtgaaggaggaaacaGTCTCCCCAGCTGTTGTGCCAGCCAAGGAGGagcctgctgctcctgctgctcctgctgctcctgctcctgctgctcctgctcctgctcctgctcctgcttctgctcctcctgctgctgctgcagctgtcccTGCCTCTCCAGAGCCTGAgccctcttcttcctcacttcCTGATGAGACTTTGCTGAAGAACCATGAGCCTCACCTGGGACCCAGGCATCGCTCTCACAACAAGGTCCTCAACCCCCCTGGAGGAAAGTCTAGCGTGGTATTCTACTGA
- the cramp1 gene encoding protein cramped-like isoform X1: MVKRKKTSPTTEDHENGMTPGSREGIGVDGRRNPSRKPEGCDEEESGEQATEERSTKGDDGVESLNPSAAGLSPGSAPVLPASPPNRTGLGSTQQPQPSAEPAPPCHDQHHFLRSSVRPPSKRIRKDSIGSTINGHGGAKSKGAENGSSSQGAVGQSGPVAGSTGGVSKASKGQGSTEKEEQAGNQKRARRQWESWSAEDKNSFFEGLYEHGKDFEAIQNNIAMKYKKRGKPANMVKNKEQVRHFYYRTWHKISKHIDFANVYSRVLKKSSQELYGLICYAELRKKVGGLMDDKNVAKLNELIQQGATTVRSKGRNLRIKAPMCRALKKLCDPDGVSDEEDQKPVRLPLKVAVELQPRSNHSWARVQSLAHNPRLRMVVELHRKVSSLIEYLKQKWAYHDQRILKSLMEREALKGSQSSTASPSKSQPEELFLFPAESSTLTMLPGVARVVHSKASCTVHWLESGKNRPNAKELPAAQILGIHTAPPLRTGAKSGRGSAAAAGGGVSVTVLSDTRRTEPINPEPSSDSSAKLEEKRPISVSVPASSQQAPREEGAVMGPSEGGKTFIGAEASGGLSMTKSNDKLCSGAESSSEQCREEQNTSTSSPEANQTPPAKPLVAGSEEGVPQGSAPAAKERTVEQIREEGWSARDAENVTLAELYLMLGKPGKLQLEYEWQPIAVTHNNQQNGQALTQPKPNRTHRVLRCLLRLVATEVNPKPLAPELCSTATSPLKTHQEEQNQALTPPGKGPLAGVRSPSCGRQQASMRGARLHLPNIGGSGGRNLPRSLLGSTAGSDTEGGVFAVPTTLPPNSSRHNRMFSPNKEAELALRQQLDSISMQSDLFLSRPRKPRNRQLRKPLVVQRTLLPRTTGDTPQHVCSFSILSNSATGTGSFRPIQTRLTPSSRPLLSKTSPVASSSAAASQLASAIDLAAKSAGIIPGSPCRELDSPTVDNSSLLGTTPIVDAEPNSQLLQHNVPENGLPPPSPGVTGGGDSLLSPPSVASLLDISLPGPPEEALAPGEPQTHISDSIIELAINSAHYGEEAALSPAKLSNSDSSKLLASSPSVSPSRGWIPSPSHDPQWYPSDSSDSTLGCLLSSMVSPDKGRRTTLTPSGPSSGTALLGPSLLDCNSHDSFQSRGLPDVAEMDSQLACMMSESSVDYIARFNDLAQELAVTEPSIPPP; this comes from the exons ATGGTGAAGAGAAAGAAGACGTCACCTACTACCGAAGATCAtgaaaatgg CATGACACCGGGCTCCAGGGAGGGGATCGGTGTCGATGGGAGGAGGAATCCGTCCAGAAAGCCCGAAGGTTGCGACGAAGAGGAGAGCGGAGAGCAGGCGACCGAGGAGCGCAGTACAAAGGGAGACGACGGAGTGGAGAGTCTTAATCCATCAGCTGCGGGTCTCAGCCCCGGTTCAGCCCCGGTCCTCCCAGCCTCTCCGCCGAACCGAACCGGACTTGGCTCGACCCAGCAGCCCCAACCCTCCGCGGAGCCCGCCCCTCCGTGTCACGATCAACATCATTTTCTCCGATCAAGTGTCCGACCTCCAAGCAAACGGATCCGGAAGGATTCAATCGGCTCAACCATCAATGGACATGGCGGGGCAAAATCGAAAG GGGCAGAGAATGGCTCTTCCTCTCAGGGGGCAGTGGGACAGTCGGGGCCTGTGGCTGGCTCTACGGGGGGAGTGTCCAAGGCATCTAAGGGCCAAGGGTCTACTGAGAAGGAGGAGCAAGCCGGTAACCAGAAGAGGGCCCGTCGGCAGTGGGAGTCTTGGAGCGCTGAggacaaaaacagcttttttgaGGGGCTCTATGAG CATGGGAAGGATTTTGAGGCTATCCAGAACAACATTGCAATGAAGTACAAGAAGCGAGGGAAGCCGGCCAACATGGTGAAGAACAAGGAGCAGGTCCGCCACTTCTACTACCGGACGTGGCACAAGATCTCCAAACACATCGACTTTGCCAATG TGTATTCCCGAGTGCTGAAGAAATCCTCTCAAGAGCTTTACGGTCTCATCTGCTACGCTGAGCTCCGCAAAAAAGTTGGAGGAT TAATGGATGATAAGAATGTAGCAAAGCTGAACGAACTCATCCAGCAAGG GGCCACCACTGTGCGCTCCAAAGGGAGGAACCTTCGAATCAAAGCACCCATGTGCCGTGCACTGAAGAAACTCTGTGACCCAGATG GAGTAAGTGACGAGGAGGACCAGAAGCCGGTGCGTCTTCCCCTGAAGGTGGCAGTGGAGCTCCAACCACGCAGCAACCACTCCTGGGCCCGTGTTCAGAGTCTAGCTCACAACCCTCGCCTCAG GATGGTGGTGGAGCTCCACAGGAAAGTCTCCAGCCTCATTGAGTATCTGAAACAGAAGTGGGCATACCACGACCAGCGGATT CTCAAGAGTCTGATGGAGAGGGAGGCTCTGAAGGGTAGCCAATCCAGCACAGCCTCTCCCAGCAAATCCCAGCCGGAGGAACTCTTTCTTTTCCCGGCCGAGAGCAGCACCTTGACCATGCTGCCTGGCGTGGCACGTGTGGTTCACTCCAAGGCCTCCTGCACTGTTCACTGGCTAGAAAGTGGAAAGAACCGGCCTAACGCGAAGGAACTGCCCGCTGCCCAGATCCTGGGAATTCACACCGCTCCACCACTTCGGACTGGCGCCAAATCTGGACGAGGAAGCGCTGCcgctgctggtggtggtgtttCAGTAACTGTATTGAGTGACACTCGTCGAACTGAGCCCATAAACCCTGAGCCCTCATCAGACAGTTCTGCAAAGCTAGAGGAGAAGAGACCAATATCTGTTTCTGTCCCTGCTTCCTCTCAGCAGGCTCCCAGAGAAGAGGGAGCTGTGATGGGCCCCTCTGAAGGGGGCAAGACGTTCATTGGAGCGGAGGCCAGTGGTGGCTTATCAATGACCAAAAGCAATGATAAGTTGTGTAGTGGTGCAGAGAGCTCATCGGAGCAGTGCAGAGAAGAGCAGAACACCAGCACCTCTTCCCCAGAGGCCAATCAGACACCTCCAGCCAAGCCTCTCGTGGCTGGCTCAGAGGAGGGCGTGCCGCAGGGCTCTGCCCCAGCAGCCAAAGAGCGGACTGTTGAGCAGATCAGAGAGGAGGGCTGGAGTGCCCGTGACGCAGAGAACGTCACCCTGGCTGAGTTATACTTGATGTTAGGAAAGCCTGGCAAGCTGCAGCTGGAATATGAGTGGCAACCTATTGCAGTTACTCACAACAACCAACAAAACGGACAAGCCTTGACACAACCCAAGCCCAACAGGACACACCGTGTGCTGCGCTGCCTGCTCAGGCTGGTTGCAACTGAGGTCAATCCAAAACCGTTG GCTCCAGAGCTGTGTTCCACAGCCACATCACCACTCAAGACCCATCAGGAGGAGCAAAATCAGGCCCTCACACCTCCAGGAAAGGGTCCATTAGCAGGCGTTCGTAGCCCCAGCTGTGGCCGACAGCAGGCCTCTATGCGAGGGGCCAGGTTACACCTGCCAAACATCGGAGGCTCAG GTGGTCGCAACCTTCCCCGCTCCCTGCTGGGGTCGACAGCAGGCAGCGATACAGAAGGCGGTGTGTTCGCAGTACCCACCACGCTCCCCCCCAACAGTTCACGCCACAACAGAATGTTCTCCCCCAACAAGGAGGCTGAGTTGGCCTTAAGGCAACAGCTCGACTCTATCAGT ATGCAGTCAGATCTTTTCCTTTCTAGACCACGAAAACCTCGTAACAGACAACTTCGGAAACCACTTGTAGTTCAG CGAACTCTTTTACCCCGAACTACTGGAGACACTCCGCAGCATGTTTGCTCCTTCTCCATCCTCTCCAACTCTGCCACAG GAACTGGATCTTTCCGGCCAATCCAGACTCGTCTGACTCCTTCCTCCCGCCCCCTCCTGTCCAAAACTTCCCCTGTCGCCTCTAGCTCAGCAGCGGCCAGCCAGCTCGCCA gtGCCATCGACCTGGCAGCGAAGTCTGCGGGCATCATCCCTGGCAGTCCCTGTCGGGAGCTGGATTCTCCCACTGTTGATAACAGCTCCCTGCTTGGCACCACGCCCATTGTAGATGCTGAACCAAACTCTCAACTGCTGCAGCACAATGTCCCAGAG AACGGTCTGCCTCCACCGTCTCCCGGAGTGACCGGTGGTGGAGACTCGCTCCTCTCTCCGCCCAGCGTAGCCTCACTCCTGGACATCTCTCTCCCCGGCCCCCCTGAAGAGGCTCTCGCCCCCGGAGAACCtcaaacacacatcagtgaCTCCATCATCGAGCTCGCCATCAACTCTGCCCACTAtg GTGAGGAGGCGGCTCTCTCTCCAGCCAAGCTGAGCAACAGCGACAGCTCCAAACTGTTGGCCTCGTCTCCCTCAGTCAGCCCGTCCCGAGGCTGGATCCCATCACCCAGCCACGATCCCCAGTGGTACCCCAGCGACTCCTCTGACTCCACACTGGGATGCCTCCTCT CCAGCATGGTCTCTCCTGATAAGGGCAGGCGGACCACCCTAACCCCCTCTGGCCCCTCCAGTGGCACGGCTTTGCTTGGTCCTAGCCTCCTGGACTGCAACTCCCATGATTCCTTTCAGTCCCGTGGCCTTCCAGATGTGGCAGAA ATGGACTCTCAGCTTGCTTGTATGATGAGCGAGAGCAGCGTGGACTACATCGCTCGCTTCAATGACCTGGCTCAGGAGCTGGCTGTGACCGAGCCCTCCATCCCACCGCCCTGA